A region of Clostridium acetobutylicum ATCC 824 DNA encodes the following proteins:
- the polA gene encoding DNA polymerase I, whose protein sequence is MERLLVLDGNSLMNRAFYALPELTNAEGLHTNGIYGFMTMLIKMRDEIKPDYIVTTFDRKAPTFRHKEYEDYKAGRKKMPPELSEQFPVLKELLEKLAINIFEIDGFEADDLIGTLACFAKEKGIEVYIVTGDKDALQLADDNVKVVINKKGMTEKEIYDKNRMIEEFGVTPVQFIDVKGLMGDNSDNIPGVPGIGPKTAFKLIQEYGSVENVLDNIQNIKGKKIKENLENYAEQAVFSKKLATIMTNVPIEIDIEEIRSKESFDVEGARHLLRRLQFKSIIEKIPSLNVEAEKSDFVVEYNLIDEFPKFHELFSAIKDTEIYMSYSIGNGELYSKIYIDTIFMKVEEKTYIVDLKKIIEQNREDVLKDLKEFFENKKIAKIIHDSKNMYTVLMKNGIKIENLAFDTAIAEYLINPSKKEYNLKDAAEEMLLLDLTGEDNDIKIKEVYVMDKIYNKLKDKIKEYDMDELYYKVELPLIEVLSSMESEGFKVEKNKLQQIGDKFTVEIAKVKDEIYNMAGEEFNISSPKQLGKILFEKLDLPVIKKTKTGYSTNAEVLEKLMDKHPIIEKVVYYRQLTKLYSTYVEGLKPVIDVDEKIHSSFNQTVTTTGRLSSTEPNLQNIPIKNEMGREIRKVFVPENDNCIILSADYSQIELRVLAHIADDENLINAFKHHSDIHTKTASEVFRVPIEEVTSRMRSNAKAVNFGIVYGISDFSLAQDIKVSKKEAKEYIDTYFERYPNVKKYLEDIVVTAKKNMYVNTIMNRRRIIPEIASSNKIVKGFGERLAMNTPIQGSAADLIKLSMVNVYSKIKQLKLKSRLILQVHDELILNVHKDELEKVKELVKLEMEEVMELKVPLEVDIESGNTWYEAK, encoded by the coding sequence ATGGAAAGACTGCTTGTGTTAGATGGTAATAGTCTTATGAATAGGGCTTTTTATGCTTTGCCTGAACTTACAAATGCTGAAGGACTCCATACAAATGGAATATATGGCTTTATGACTATGCTTATAAAAATGCGAGATGAAATAAAGCCTGATTACATAGTTACAACCTTTGATAGGAAAGCACCTACCTTTAGACATAAGGAATACGAGGATTACAAGGCAGGAAGAAAAAAAATGCCTCCTGAACTTAGTGAGCAGTTTCCTGTATTAAAAGAATTACTTGAAAAGTTAGCTATAAACATATTTGAAATAGATGGTTTTGAGGCCGATGACCTCATAGGAACATTAGCATGTTTTGCTAAAGAAAAGGGAATAGAAGTATACATAGTTACAGGGGATAAAGATGCCCTTCAGCTTGCAGATGATAATGTTAAGGTTGTTATAAATAAAAAAGGAATGACCGAAAAAGAAATATACGATAAAAATAGAATGATTGAAGAGTTTGGTGTTACTCCAGTTCAGTTTATAGATGTAAAAGGACTTATGGGAGATAATTCTGACAACATACCGGGAGTACCAGGAATAGGCCCTAAGACAGCCTTTAAGCTCATACAAGAATACGGCAGTGTAGAGAATGTTCTCGACAATATACAAAATATAAAAGGCAAAAAAATAAAAGAGAACTTAGAGAATTATGCAGAGCAAGCAGTTTTTAGTAAAAAGCTTGCAACCATAATGACTAATGTTCCTATTGAAATAGATATTGAGGAAATAAGATCTAAAGAAAGTTTTGATGTTGAGGGTGCTAGACATCTTTTAAGAAGACTTCAATTTAAGAGTATAATAGAAAAAATTCCAAGTCTTAATGTTGAAGCGGAAAAAAGTGATTTTGTTGTAGAGTATAATTTAATAGACGAATTTCCAAAATTTCATGAATTATTTTCAGCTATTAAAGATACTGAAATTTATATGTCATATTCTATAGGAAATGGAGAGCTGTATTCTAAGATTTATATTGATACAATTTTTATGAAAGTAGAAGAAAAGACATATATAGTAGATTTAAAGAAAATAATTGAGCAAAATAGAGAAGATGTTCTCAAAGATTTAAAAGAGTTCTTTGAGAATAAGAAAATAGCTAAGATAATACATGATTCTAAAAATATGTATACAGTGCTTATGAAGAATGGCATAAAAATAGAGAATCTGGCATTTGATACGGCAATAGCAGAATACCTTATAAATCCATCTAAAAAAGAGTACAATTTAAAAGACGCGGCGGAAGAGATGCTCTTATTGGATTTGACGGGAGAAGACAATGATATTAAAATAAAAGAAGTTTACGTTATGGATAAAATTTACAATAAACTTAAAGACAAAATAAAAGAATATGATATGGATGAGTTATACTATAAAGTAGAGCTTCCACTCATAGAAGTTTTATCCTCTATGGAGAGTGAAGGATTTAAGGTTGAAAAAAATAAACTTCAACAAATTGGCGATAAATTTACAGTTGAAATAGCAAAGGTTAAAGATGAAATATATAACATGGCAGGTGAGGAGTTTAATATAAGTTCTCCAAAGCAACTTGGAAAAATATTATTTGAAAAATTGGATTTACCAGTTATAAAGAAAACCAAAACGGGTTACTCCACTAATGCTGAGGTTTTGGAAAAGCTGATGGATAAGCATCCTATAATTGAAAAGGTTGTATACTATAGACAGCTTACAAAACTCTATTCAACATATGTTGAAGGACTTAAACCTGTTATAGATGTTGATGAAAAGATACATTCAAGTTTTAATCAAACTGTAACTACAACAGGTAGGCTTTCAAGTACAGAACCAAATCTTCAAAACATACCTATTAAAAATGAGATGGGAAGAGAAATAAGGAAAGTTTTTGTGCCTGAAAATGATAATTGTATAATACTTTCAGCAGACTATTCCCAAATAGAATTAAGAGTTTTAGCTCATATTGCTGATGATGAAAATTTAATTAATGCATTTAAACATCACAGTGATATCCATACAAAGACAGCTTCGGAGGTTTTTAGAGTACCTATTGAAGAGGTTACGTCTAGAATGAGAAGTAATGCAAAGGCTGTAAACTTTGGAATTGTCTATGGAATAAGTGATTTCAGTCTAGCTCAGGATATAAAGGTATCCAAGAAGGAAGCTAAAGAATACATTGATACTTATTTTGAAAGATATCCAAATGTAAAAAAATACTTGGAGGATATAGTGGTTACAGCTAAAAAGAATATGTATGTAAACACTATAATGAACAGAAGAAGAATTATTCCAGAAATAGCCTCATCAAATAAAATTGTTAAAGGCTTTGGAGAGAGACTTGCTATGAATACACCTATACAGGGAAGTGCAGCAGATCTTATAAAACTTTCAATGGTTAATGTGTATAGTAAAATAAAGCAACTAAAGCTTAAAAGTAGGCTTATACTTCAAGTGCATGATGAACTAATTTTGAATGTACATAAGGATGAACTCGAAAAAGTAAAGGAATTAGTAAAACTTGAAATGGAAGAGGTTATGGAACTTAAAGTTCCTTTGGAAGTAGATATAGAATCAGGAAATACCTGGTATGAAGCAAAATAA
- the coaE gene encoding dephospho-CoA kinase (Dephospho-CoA kinase (CoaE) performs the final step in coenzyme A biosynthesis.) has translation MLKIGLTGGIGSGKSTISRIFKERQILVVDADEVSKEVLKEHPEILTAVRNKFGDNFFDENGEFTRREFGNFIFNSEPHRKEYENIIMPYIKKDIVRTMKLYESLNENVCVLDAPTLIENDIYKDMDINILVWVDKATQIKRVQKRDGMSEDEVIMRINSQMSLEEKKKYVDFIIDNSGEFENTIKQIDRIMQSVSIMKGK, from the coding sequence ATGTTAAAGATTGGATTGACAGGAGGAATAGGCAGCGGTAAAAGCACAATTTCGAGAATTTTTAAAGAAAGACAAATTCTTGTGGTTGATGCAGATGAGGTATCTAAAGAGGTGCTAAAAGAGCATCCTGAAATATTAACAGCTGTTAGAAATAAGTTTGGTGACAATTTCTTTGATGAAAATGGGGAATTTACAAGAAGAGAATTTGGAAACTTTATTTTTAACAGTGAGCCTCATAGAAAAGAATATGAGAACATAATAATGCCATATATAAAAAAAGACATAGTTAGAACCATGAAACTTTATGAAAGTCTTAATGAAAATGTATGTGTATTAGATGCACCAACGTTAATTGAAAATGACATTTATAAGGACATGGATATAAATATACTTGTATGGGTTGATAAAGCTACTCAGATAAAGAGAGTTCAGAAAAGAGATGGCATGTCAGAAGATGAGGTAATCATGAGAATTAACTCTCAAATGTCTTTAGAAGAAAAGAAGAAATATGTTGATTTTATTATTGATAATAGTGGCGAATTTGAAAATACAATTAAACAAATCGACAGAATAATGCAGTCTGTAAGTATAATGAAGGGAAAATAA
- a CDS encoding lytic transglycosylase domain-containing protein gives MKAKIFIFFIIVIALFLALNTRNILKHFYPVRYVSYIEKYSKENDIDPYFVMAVIRVESNFNASARSNKDAYGLMQITPETAEWAAEKMGLQNFKVDDLSDPEINIKIGCWYLKDLSSEFGGDQTLILAAYNGGRGNVKKWLNNKTNSKDGKTLHYIPYGETSKYVKKVMMDYKVYKRLYDND, from the coding sequence ATGAAAGCTAAAATCTTTATATTTTTTATAATAGTAATCGCTTTATTCTTAGCGTTAAATACAAGAAACATATTAAAGCACTTTTATCCAGTAAGATATGTAAGTTATATAGAGAAGTATTCTAAGGAAAACGATATTGATCCTTATTTTGTAATGGCAGTAATAAGAGTAGAGAGTAATTTTAATGCTTCAGCAAGATCTAATAAGGATGCATACGGTCTTATGCAGATAACACCAGAAACGGCAGAATGGGCAGCAGAAAAAATGGGATTGCAAAATTTCAAGGTGGACGACCTTTCTGATCCTGAAATTAATATAAAGATAGGTTGTTGGTATCTAAAGGATTTGTCGAGTGAATTTGGTGGAGATCAAACATTAATTCTTGCTGCATATAATGGGGGAAGAGGCAATGTGAAAAAGTGGCTGAATAATAAGACAAACTCTAAGGACGGAAAGACACTTCACTATATACCTTATGGTGAGACAAGTAAGTATGTTAAAAAAGTAATGATGGATTATAAAGTGTATAAAAGATTATATGATAATGATTAA
- a CDS encoding zinc ribbon domain-containing protein: MKHLFSKKIVCMNCGKFFNFKNDNGIYIYICSGYKNYGSKFCPRNVVHEKDLISLVKLHMSKHLNKSHKKQILYEDLERFIKENIVKIEVDKDNIEILYSDCTRSFWNKKDLIL, encoded by the coding sequence ATGAAACATTTATTCTCTAAAAAAATAGTATGTATGAATTGTGGTAAGTTTTTTAATTTTAAAAACGATAATGGAATTTATATTTATATATGTAGTGGTTATAAGAATTATGGATCAAAATTTTGTCCAAGGAATGTTGTACATGAGAAAGATCTTATTAGTTTAGTAAAATTACATATGAGTAAACATTTAAATAAGTCGCATAAAAAACAGATTTTATACGAAGATTTAGAAAGATTTATTAAAGAAAATATTGTAAAAATAGAAGTGGACAAAGATAATATTGAAATTTTATATTCTGATTGTACTAGAAGCTTTTGGAATAAAAAAGATTTGATTCTCTAA
- a CDS encoding GH25 family lysozyme, with amino-acid sequence MTLLTAVLVISAVIFMPLNIHAQIYKGVDVYEYDNISNYQQLKSNGVSVVIQKATEGLCHNDSLLNYRYNAIIQNGFKVGYYHFADNTGQPVAEAQHFLSKVQGLHSDTILWLDIENESNWTKWQAIDYTNKFIGYVQSQGYRIGLYSGLSFYYEYLKGNITNVPLWLASYGRQPAQFPNIVSWQYSENERINGVVGDIDLDYFNDSIFTGQAPRMVQSNMQVQTYNRIKTIQAQLNAVLYSSKLVVDGIQGNATTQQIRVFQQVCGLKTDGIWGQQCVNAIQQIYGKDLCGRPYIHRIPTRIIQYNMGIQFDGIYGRDTASHVQAWQSSHSLKSDGLFGSQSWLTLLSK; translated from the coding sequence GTGACTTTGTTAACAGCAGTTTTAGTTATATCTGCTGTTATTTTTATGCCTTTAAATATTCATGCACAAATTTATAAAGGTGTGGATGTGTATGAGTATGATAATATTTCAAATTATCAGCAATTAAAAAGCAATGGTGTTTCTGTAGTCATTCAGAAAGCTACAGAAGGTTTGTGTCACAATGACAGTCTGTTGAATTATAGATATAATGCTATAATTCAAAATGGTTTTAAAGTAGGGTATTATCACTTTGCAGATAATACAGGGCAACCTGTAGCTGAAGCACAACATTTTTTATCAAAAGTTCAAGGGCTTCATAGTGACACAATATTGTGGCTTGATATAGAGAATGAATCTAATTGGACTAAATGGCAAGCAATTGATTACACAAATAAATTTATAGGTTACGTGCAATCACAAGGTTATAGAATAGGACTTTATAGTGGACTTTCATTTTATTATGAATATCTAAAAGGTAATATTACTAATGTGCCTTTATGGTTAGCTTCATATGGTAGACAGCCTGCTCAATTTCCTAATATAGTAAGTTGGCAATATAGTGAAAATGAAAGAATAAATGGCGTTGTTGGAGATATTGATTTAGATTATTTTAATGATAGTATCTTTACGGGACAAGCACCGCGGATGGTACAATCTAACATGCAAGTCCAAACATACAACAGAATTAAAACTATACAAGCTCAATTAAATGCAGTTTTATATTCTAGCAAGCTCGTTGTAGATGGGATACAAGGTAATGCGACTACACAGCAAATTAGAGTATTTCAACAAGTCTGTGGTCTAAAAACAGATGGCATTTGGGGACAACAATGTGTAAATGCAATACAACAGATTTATGGAAAAGATTTATGCGGCAGACCTTATATTCATAGAATACCTACTCGTATTATTCAATATAATATGGGCATACAGTTTGATGGTATATATGGACGAGATACCGCAAGTCATGTACAAGCATGGCAATCATCTCATAGTTTAAAATCAGATGGGTTGTTTGGTTCTCAATCGTGGTTAACTTTATTGTCAAAATAA
- a CDS encoding hemolysin XhlA family protein, translating to MSEDYDSKLCENKHQNIDKKVNEHESRLNNHSERLDKLEQYKSKSEEKIDNLCVDLRNLTSTLRWGIGILAGGIISFFIYLLQLHVK from the coding sequence ATGAGTGAAGATTATGATTCAAAACTTTGTGAAAATAAGCATCAAAACATTGATAAAAAAGTAAACGAACATGAGAGTAGATTAAATAATCATTCAGAAAGATTAGATAAACTCGAGCAATATAAATCTAAAAGTGAGGAAAAGATAGACAATTTATGTGTAGATTTAAGAAATCTTACAAGTACGCTAAGATGGGGCATAGGTATTTTAGCTGGTGGAATAATAAGTTTTTTTATCTACTTATTACAATTACACGTAAAATAA
- a CDS encoding tyrosine-type recombinase/integrase: MPRKTNQHRYVNNDNWDKVNPLNKQLFEEFIQYCEAEDKSKETVRVYKSNIKIFLVWLLKFARNKRFVDIKKKDIMLYQNWLLNTQRLSPARIKHLRAPLSSMSSFVEDILDDEYPEFRNIISKIKPPTKQETREKTVFTNEQVEKLIEMLIKDKKYQQACFVACLAASGVRKSEILQFKVSFFTENSLDEEGMYHTPKIRTKGHGKLGKPLVKFIIKDIVKHAFDLWIEERKQLGIDTDDLFVVKHKDKWYPAKVSTVNGWMNKFSKIIGEDCYTHAFRHYAATWLKRNGATIDQIKDFLGHNDTSTTQIYIDIDGAENMKGMLSFMHKKGKGEIKKED, from the coding sequence GTGCCAAGGAAAACTAATCAACATAGGTACGTTAATAATGATAACTGGGATAAAGTAAATCCTTTAAACAAACAGCTTTTCGAAGAATTTATTCAATATTGTGAAGCAGAAGATAAGTCAAAAGAAACTGTAAGGGTATATAAGAGTAACATAAAGATATTTTTAGTATGGTTATTGAAATTTGCTAGAAATAAAAGGTTTGTAGACATAAAGAAAAAAGATATAATGCTATATCAGAATTGGTTGCTTAATACACAAAGATTATCTCCTGCAAGAATAAAACATTTACGAGCACCATTATCTTCAATGTCTTCTTTTGTAGAAGACATATTAGATGATGAATACCCTGAATTTCGGAATATCATATCTAAAATAAAGCCGCCAACCAAGCAAGAAACTAGAGAAAAAACAGTGTTTACAAATGAACAAGTTGAAAAGTTAATTGAAATGCTTATTAAAGATAAAAAATATCAACAAGCTTGCTTTGTAGCTTGTTTGGCTGCATCAGGGGTAAGAAAATCAGAAATATTACAATTTAAAGTTTCCTTTTTTACAGAAAACTCCTTAGATGAAGAAGGAATGTATCATACTCCTAAGATTCGTACAAAAGGACATGGTAAATTAGGAAAACCATTGGTTAAATTTATAATAAAAGATATTGTTAAGCATGCCTTCGATTTATGGATAGAAGAAAGAAAACAACTAGGAATAGATACAGATGATTTGTTTGTAGTTAAGCATAAGGATAAATGGTATCCAGCAAAAGTAAGTACAGTGAATGGATGGATGAACAAATTCTCAAAAATAATTGGAGAAGATTGTTATACTCATGCTTTTAGGCATTATGCTGCTACTTGGCTAAAAAGAAATGGCGCTACAATAGATCAAATAAAAGACTTTTTAGGGCATAATGATACTTCTACAACACAAATATATATAGACATAGATGGTGCGGAAAATATGAAGGGTATGCTTTCATTTATGCATAAAAAAGGAAAAGGAGAAATCAAGAAAGAGGACTAA
- a CDS encoding Gp49 family protein, with product MKIILKNGFEITETSSCVNRDNYDEKIGAKICINQAKEKI from the coding sequence ATGAAGATAATTTTAAAAAATGGATTTGAGATTACAGAGACATCAAGTTGTGTTAATAGAGACAATTATGATGAAAAAATTGGAGCAAAAATCTGTATAAACCAAGCAAAAGAAAAAATATGA
- a CDS encoding tail fiber domain-containing protein → MTDDSNAITQNDLRKFVTGVILKIIDKRLSENKNTEIYPATIISTDSTNHYANIKITTGGQVSILNNVKNKSVNILNNGDKVFAVAPNGDLNNLYVGTNLIGNGINGQDIVANSIQANSIQANSITADEIQAGSITANEIASNTITAESGIIASLDAGKITTGVLSADRIDTNNLNARRITTPGSILHGTIGSWQEATQNINGFQLYNTQENRSVFRIADMNMTWAGDLLRYSVLQGNADGLILTPSNTTYNSNNSAEGFLDAAGQFIYLGGGTITLASGGQGGNSVNVSSSAIDIICNNTSANKGIGVSATAIEFEVGFDDGGKSWNYHLIRNTIDNGTSQDYYILSSRNVMDFIMNEDSNGLGVHCNNGTTYWAYNFNASDERLKTNIKPITTNCSSIINQINLKEFDFIKTGEHIEVGTIAQQLSKINKKFSKILYTTEDGTNFFAPDYNSILPYIIGAIQELSAKSKSLETRVTTLENSIQELKASK, encoded by the coding sequence ATGACTGATGATTCTAATGCAATAACACAAAATGACTTAAGAAAGTTTGTTACTGGTGTAATACTAAAAATAATTGATAAGAGATTATCCGAAAATAAAAATACAGAAATTTATCCAGCAACAATTATTTCTACAGATAGTACAAACCATTATGCAAATATAAAAATTACAACTGGTGGTCAAGTATCTATATTAAATAATGTAAAAAATAAGTCAGTCAATATTTTAAACAATGGAGATAAAGTATTCGCTGTTGCTCCAAATGGAGATCTAAATAACTTGTACGTAGGTACGAATTTAATTGGAAATGGCATAAATGGTCAAGATATTGTAGCAAATAGTATTCAAGCAAATAGTATTCAAGCAAATAGTATAACCGCAGATGAGATTCAAGCTGGATCAATTACAGCTAATGAGATAGCCAGCAATACTATAACCGCAGAAAGTGGAATAATAGCTTCTTTAGATGCAGGAAAAATTACAACAGGAGTACTAAGTGCAGACAGGATAGATACAAATAATCTAAATGCAAGGAGAATAACAACACCTGGTTCAATCCTTCATGGAACTATAGGTTCTTGGCAAGAGGCTACACAAAACATAAATGGTTTTCAGTTGTATAATACTCAAGAAAATCGTTCTGTTTTTAGAATTGCCGATATGAATATGACTTGGGCAGGAGATTTATTAAGATATTCTGTTTTACAAGGCAACGCAGATGGATTGATTTTAACTCCAAGCAATACTACGTACAATTCTAACAACTCTGCAGAAGGTTTTTTAGATGCAGCGGGACAGTTTATCTATCTAGGGGGAGGGACAATAACTCTTGCCAGTGGTGGTCAGGGAGGAAACAGTGTAAATGTTTCTAGTTCAGCTATAGACATAATATGCAATAACACTTCCGCTAATAAAGGTATAGGAGTATCAGCAACTGCCATTGAATTCGAAGTTGGATTCGATGATGGTGGTAAAAGTTGGAATTATCATTTGATACGAAATACAATAGATAATGGCACATCCCAAGATTACTATATTCTAAGTTCTAGAAATGTCATGGACTTTATCATGAACGAGGATAGTAATGGATTAGGAGTACACTGTAACAACGGAACGACTTACTGGGCGTATAACTTTAATGCCAGTGACGAAAGACTCAAAACAAATATAAAGCCAATTACCACAAATTGTTCAAGTATTATAAATCAAATAAACTTAAAAGAATTTGATTTTATAAAAACTGGAGAGCATATAGAAGTTGGTACAATAGCACAGCAATTATCTAAAATAAATAAAAAGTTTTCTAAAATTTTATATACAACAGAAGATGGGACAAACTTTTTTGCCCCCGATTATAATTCTATTTTGCCCTATATTATTGGCGCAATACAAGAATTAAGTGCCAAAAGTAAAAGTTTAGAAACTAGAGTAACTACTTTAGAAAATTCTATTCAAGAGTTAAAAGCATCCAAATAG